Proteins from a single region of Dyadobacter fanqingshengii:
- a CDS encoding KTSC domain-containing protein translates to MPSSVVAKMIYDGDSETLRIVYVSGMVYDYKNVPLEVYQAMKNSGSKGTFLNKHIKDNFEFEKIND, encoded by the coding sequence ATGCCATCTTCTGTTGTCGCGAAAATGATATACGACGGAGATTCGGAAACGTTGCGGATTGTTTACGTTTCGGGGATGGTTTATGATTATAAAAATGTCCCTTTGGAAGTATACCAGGCCATGAAAAACTCGGGATCCAAAGGGACATTTTTAAACAAGCACATCAAAGACAATTTCGAATTTGAAAAAATAAATGACTGA
- a CDS encoding lipid-binding SYLF domain-containing protein, with translation MITKNLRLLSVLAIMFMLSGIVSNVQAQGKEEDKIRAAVSVLNDFSSMEESIPAQLLDMSKGIIIVPKLINAGLMVGGKHGKGIALVKNEKGEWSDPVFVTITGGSVGAQIGVQAVDLVLIFKSSKTLTEIGKGSFTLGGDLSVAAGPMGRSSSASTDYKLEAEVYSYSRSKGLFAGVTINGAALSVDAKANNAFYGNTDSANTIFTSSKVSSKPVDDLRDKLDDLN, from the coding sequence ATGATTACGAAAAATCTCAGGTTACTCAGCGTCCTGGCCATTATGTTTATGCTGTCGGGAATTGTTTCCAATGTTCAGGCTCAGGGAAAAGAGGAAGACAAAATCAGGGCAGCGGTCTCGGTTTTGAATGATTTCAGCAGCATGGAGGAAAGCATTCCGGCGCAGTTGCTGGACATGTCAAAAGGCATCATTATTGTCCCTAAACTGATCAATGCCGGGCTAATGGTGGGCGGAAAACATGGAAAGGGAATTGCTTTGGTGAAAAATGAAAAAGGCGAATGGAGTGATCCAGTGTTCGTTACGATCACGGGAGGCAGCGTAGGCGCACAAATTGGCGTGCAAGCAGTTGATCTTGTCCTGATTTTCAAGAGCAGTAAAACGTTAACGGAAATTGGTAAGGGAAGCTTTACACTGGGCGGAGACTTGTCCGTTGCAGCCGGGCCGATGGGCAGAAGCTCGTCTGCGAGTACAGATTACAAGTTGGAAGCGGAAGTTTACTCTTATTCAAGAAGCAAAGGTTTATTCGCCGGCGTAACCATTAATGGGGCAGCATTGTCTGTGGATGCCAAAGCGAACAATGCATTTTATGGCAATACAGACAGCGCCAATACCATTTTCACATCTTCAAAAGTGTCTTCCAAACCGGTTGATGATTTGCGTGATAAACTGGATGATTTAAATTAA
- a CDS encoding Dps family protein, which translates to MNAEAISLNEKEVKPVVDLLNDYLANYHIHYQKLRGCHWNIKGQNFFTLHVKFEELYTNAQLTIDEIAERVLTLGKPPHSRFADYISESSIKEINTIGLNDLAMVDAILDDMAKLIELERELLTASDEASDDGTNDMVNRFMQFKEKNTWMLRSFAGKK; encoded by the coding sequence ATGAATGCCGAAGCGATAAGCCTGAATGAAAAAGAGGTAAAACCGGTGGTTGACCTTTTGAACGATTACCTGGCCAATTACCACATCCATTATCAAAAGCTAAGGGGATGTCATTGGAATATCAAAGGCCAGAACTTCTTCACCCTTCATGTGAAATTTGAGGAACTCTACACGAACGCACAACTGACCATCGACGAGATCGCAGAACGTGTGCTGACATTAGGTAAGCCGCCGCACAGCCGTTTCGCCGACTACATCAGCGAATCGTCTATCAAGGAAATCAATACGATCGGTCTTAACGATCTTGCAATGGTGGATGCCATTTTGGATGATATGGCAAAACTCATTGAATTGGAACGTGAACTCCTGACAGCCAGTGACGAGGCCAGCGATGATGGCACAAACGACATGGTGAACCGCTTCATGCAGTTTAAAGAGAAGAATACCTGGATGCTCCGCTCATTTGCAGGCAAGAAATAA
- a CDS encoding cytochrome P450, translating into MRNIPVYKLGKLGILAPFKFARNPLHFLHQGFETCGDTFQMKLFREFVVSRDPGFFRHVLQQHNRNFKKGSSSKMLRPVLGNGLVTSDGDFWLRQRRLVQPAFHRERLQELFLAMGVLTASFLDEMEAFRGKDAVDIDVKMMSITSDIALKTLFGNMTTEDKARIYQQVSRTQKYLVTRVRKPYRLPIMAINGENRRFETDLAYFNKLVFEFIHQRRVSGEKPNDLLQLLLDSIDEETGEQMNDQQIRDEAITMFAAGHETSATGLSWLLLELSKQPEIVAKIRQESAIFTNVPTFEQLMQMPYTRQVVEEGLRLYPPAWTMTRESIVDQEIEGFHVKPGTSVFLSVFELHRNPNLWKDPLTFNPENFSPENAKERPKFNYLPFGAGPRICIGQQFAMMEMQLILAALIKRFDFEADPAHAVSMHPQIVLKSTNGIKLYIR; encoded by the coding sequence ATGCGTAACATTCCTGTTTACAAGTTGGGCAAACTGGGCATTCTGGCTCCCTTCAAATTTGCCAGAAACCCTTTGCACTTCCTTCATCAGGGATTTGAAACCTGTGGGGATACATTTCAGATGAAGCTTTTCAGGGAATTTGTTGTAAGCCGCGATCCGGGTTTTTTCAGGCATGTATTGCAACAGCATAACCGGAATTTCAAAAAAGGAAGTTCGTCCAAAATGCTTCGTCCGGTGCTTGGGAATGGGCTGGTTACGAGCGATGGCGATTTTTGGCTAAGGCAAAGAAGGTTGGTGCAGCCCGCTTTTCACCGGGAAAGATTGCAGGAATTGTTTCTCGCAATGGGCGTCCTGACCGCCTCGTTTCTGGACGAAATGGAAGCGTTTCGGGGAAAGGATGCCGTAGATATTGATGTTAAAATGATGAGCATCACATCCGATATCGCGCTGAAAACGCTGTTTGGAAATATGACCACGGAGGATAAAGCCAGGATTTATCAGCAGGTGAGCCGGACGCAGAAATATCTGGTAACAAGGGTCCGCAAACCTTACCGCTTGCCGATCATGGCCATTAATGGCGAAAACCGCCGTTTTGAGACCGATCTGGCTTATTTTAATAAATTGGTTTTTGAATTTATACACCAAAGACGCGTTTCGGGTGAAAAACCGAATGATCTGCTGCAACTTTTGCTGGACAGCATTGATGAGGAAACCGGCGAGCAAATGAATGATCAGCAGATCCGGGATGAAGCGATCACCATGTTCGCCGCAGGTCACGAAACATCTGCCACCGGCCTGAGCTGGCTGCTGCTGGAACTGTCCAAACAACCTGAAATCGTAGCGAAAATTCGTCAGGAAAGCGCCATTTTTACCAATGTGCCTACATTTGAGCAGCTCATGCAAATGCCTTACACGCGGCAGGTTGTGGAAGAAGGACTCAGACTTTACCCGCCTGCATGGACGATGACGCGGGAGTCAATTGTTGATCAGGAAATTGAGGGTTTTCATGTTAAACCCGGAACATCCGTGTTTCTCTCGGTTTTTGAGCTTCACCGGAACCCGAATCTCTGGAAAGACCCGCTGACATTCAATCCGGAAAATTTTAGTCCCGAAAATGCAAAAGAGCGACCGAAGTTCAATTATCTGCCATTTGGCGCAGGCCCGCGTATCTGCATCGGACAGCAGTTTGCGATGATGGAAATGCAGCTGATCCTGGCCGCACTGATCAAAAGATTTGATTTTGAGGCAGATCCGGCACATGCAGTGAGCATGCATCCGCAGATTGTGTTAAAATCCACAAACGGAATTAAATTATATATTAGGTAA
- a CDS encoding Na+/H+ antiporter: protein MSEQIILYISLIVIILFLVMLAQRIKVSYPIVLVIGGLVISFIPGLPTISIDPQLIFLIFLPPLLYDAAWQTSWKDFYKWRRVIGSFAFIVVILTSCVIAYVSNSIIPGFTLPLGFLLGGIISPPDAVAATSILKDVKVTKRLVTILEGESLLNDASSLIVFRFALAAILSGTFVLQDAVSSFFIVIIMGVVIGLAIALIFYAIHRWLPTTPSIDTILTFVAPYAMYIAAEEFHYSGVIAVVTGGLFLSYHSHSIMGHLSRIQGVNVWSTVGFVLNGIVFMLIGLELPVIVDEMGPGALPDAIRYGLIISLVVIVTRLASALGASVFTVIISRFIRTADSRPGFRAPFMFGWAGMRGVVSLASALSIPLLLTNGQPFPQRNMILFITFIVILVTLVFQGLTLPLVIKWMDVGEMDYEISAQEQDIKIRRKLAEESLQLINARHADELPKNELLQSLKAKLESDIGFLEHVKNPEATGDGYEYIKEFQHITKELLDHKRSVLNKFNKKETFEEEVIRQHLAQLDLEEEKIRQQFLHME from the coding sequence ATGTCTGAACAAATTATACTTTACATTTCGCTGATTGTCATCATTCTGTTCCTTGTCATGCTGGCGCAGCGTATCAAGGTTTCCTACCCCATTGTTTTGGTGATCGGCGGACTCGTGATAAGCTTCATACCCGGCTTGCCAACCATTTCCATTGACCCGCAACTAATTTTCCTGATCTTCCTGCCCCCCTTACTTTACGATGCGGCGTGGCAGACTTCGTGGAAAGATTTTTACAAATGGCGTCGTGTGATCGGCTCGTTTGCGTTCATTGTCGTAATCCTTACTTCCTGCGTGATCGCCTACGTTTCCAATTCCATCATTCCCGGATTTACCTTGCCATTAGGCTTCTTGCTGGGCGGCATCATTTCCCCGCCGGATGCAGTTGCCGCGACGTCCATTCTGAAAGATGTGAAGGTTACCAAACGCCTGGTAACCATTTTGGAAGGCGAAAGTTTGCTGAATGATGCTTCCAGTTTGATCGTTTTCCGGTTTGCCCTGGCCGCTATTTTATCCGGCACATTTGTGCTGCAGGATGCTGTTAGCAGTTTCTTCATCGTGATCATTATGGGCGTCGTGATCGGATTAGCCATTGCGTTGATCTTCTACGCAATCCACCGCTGGCTTCCTACCACGCCCAGCATCGACACCATTTTGACCTTTGTGGCACCTTATGCCATGTACATTGCGGCGGAAGAATTTCACTATTCAGGTGTAATTGCCGTAGTGACGGGCGGACTATTTCTTTCCTATCACAGTCACAGCATTATGGGGCATCTGAGCAGGATTCAAGGCGTAAATGTTTGGTCCACAGTAGGTTTTGTCTTAAATGGAATCGTATTCATGCTCATTGGCCTCGAATTGCCTGTGATTGTGGATGAAATGGGGCCGGGCGCATTGCCGGACGCCATTAGATACGGGCTCATTATTTCGTTGGTCGTGATTGTGACGCGGCTCGCATCGGCCCTCGGCGCTTCCGTGTTTACGGTGATAATCAGCCGCTTTATCCGCACGGCCGATAGCCGGCCAGGATTCCGTGCGCCGTTTATGTTTGGCTGGGCGGGCATGCGTGGTGTGGTTTCGCTGGCGTCCGCATTATCCATTCCGCTGTTACTAACCAATGGCCAGCCATTCCCGCAGCGCAATATGATCCTGTTCATTACATTCATAGTGATCCTGGTAACGCTTGTTTTCCAAGGTCTTACGCTTCCGCTGGTCATCAAATGGATGGATGTGGGGGAAATGGATTACGAGATCAGTGCGCAGGAACAGGACATTAAAATCAGACGAAAGCTGGCAGAGGAATCCTTGCAACTAATCAACGCGCGGCATGCGGATGAGCTTCCTAAAAACGAATTATTGCAGAGTCTGAAGGCAAAATTGGAAAGCGACATCGGTTTTCTGGAACACGTCAAAAATCCCGAAGCGACCGGTGATGGCTATGAATATATCAAAGAATTCCAGCACATTACCAAAGAACTGCTGGACCACAAACGCAGCGTTCTCAACAAATTCAACAAAAAAGAAACCTTCGAGGAAGAGGTAATCCGCCAGCATCTCGCTCAGCTCGATTTAGAGGAAGAAAAGATACGCCAGCAGTTTCTGCATATGGAATGA
- a CDS encoding bifunctional metallophosphatase/5'-nucleotidase, with the protein MEELSLLKNNRRDFFRKSAGTAALFALGSFPFEALARDSAVQLTILHTNDVHSRIEPFPMDGSRNQGLGGVARRAALVKKIRQEQKNVLLLDAGDIFQGTPYFNLYGGELEMQIMSDMGYDAATMGNHDFDNGVAGFAKQLPHAKFPILVSNYNFDNTELKGKTLAYKIFEKQGLKIGIFGLGIELHGLVNKKNYGETQYQDPIAKANETASFLKNDKHCDLVICLSHLGYKYKDQKVSDQILAKSTRNIDLIIGGHTHTFMKLPEDIMNLDGKVTTINQVGFAGINLGRLDYFFDRESKRRKMVAAVYPVHEHGLV; encoded by the coding sequence ATGGAAGAATTGTCATTGTTAAAGAATAACCGCAGGGATTTTTTCAGGAAAAGTGCAGGAACGGCGGCATTATTCGCTTTGGGGAGCTTTCCATTCGAAGCGCTGGCCCGCGATTCGGCGGTTCAGCTGACCATTCTGCATACGAACGATGTGCATAGCCGCATTGAGCCATTTCCGATGGATGGTTCCAGAAACCAGGGATTGGGCGGGGTGGCACGCAGGGCGGCTTTGGTAAAAAAAATCAGACAGGAGCAGAAGAATGTGCTTTTGCTGGACGCCGGAGACATTTTTCAGGGAACGCCGTATTTCAATTTGTATGGAGGCGAACTGGAAATGCAGATCATGAGCGATATGGGTTACGATGCCGCGACCATGGGCAACCACGATTTTGACAATGGCGTTGCCGGTTTTGCAAAGCAGCTTCCGCATGCGAAATTTCCGATCCTGGTCAGCAATTATAATTTTGATAATACCGAGCTGAAAGGCAAAACACTAGCCTATAAGATCTTTGAGAAACAGGGACTGAAAATCGGCATCTTCGGGCTTGGGATCGAGTTGCATGGTTTGGTGAACAAAAAGAATTACGGAGAGACCCAATACCAGGACCCGATTGCAAAGGCCAACGAAACCGCATCCTTCCTCAAAAATGACAAACATTGCGATCTGGTCATTTGCCTTTCGCATCTTGGCTATAAATACAAAGACCAAAAAGTTTCCGACCAGATCCTGGCGAAATCAACCCGGAACATTGATCTGATCATCGGCGGGCACACGCACACATTCATGAAGCTGCCGGAAGACATCATGAACCTGGATGGTAAGGTCACGACCATTAATCAGGTTGGTTTTGCGGGCATTAACCTGGGTCGGCTGGATTATTTTTTTGATAGGGAATCCAAACGCAGGAAAATGGTTGCGGCCGTTTACCCGGTGCATGAGCATGGGTTGGTCTGA
- a CDS encoding 5'-nucleotidase C-terminal domain-containing protein, producing the protein MTPSLRQFRYLAWIAAIAFCASCQRHLAVTKNEYKQYGIDAQTGEDSSVVKYYLPYKEKMQAEMSKVIGQTDQELTKPSTPETLMGNYFADAMLTEGLKKDPTIQFTLSTKGGLRTTFPKGDITVSNVFELMPFENEMVTLKLSGENVQQVIDFIAKKEGEPISGMRMKIKNGVAYDVTIAGQPFDKTKTYNLLTYDYLADGGDELECLRKPIERKEINKKVREALLDNINDLTRQGKKVTAQLDGRIVIVKE; encoded by the coding sequence ATGACCCCGTCTCTTCGACAATTTCGTTATCTGGCATGGATTGCCGCCATTGCTTTCTGCGCTTCCTGCCAACGACATTTGGCTGTTACCAAAAACGAATACAAGCAATACGGGATTGATGCTCAGACTGGTGAAGACTCCTCGGTCGTTAAATATTATCTTCCCTATAAAGAAAAAATGCAGGCGGAAATGAGCAAAGTGATCGGGCAGACCGATCAGGAGCTCACCAAACCATCAACCCCCGAAACCTTAATGGGCAACTATTTTGCGGACGCAATGCTTACAGAAGGTTTGAAAAAAGACCCGACAATCCAATTTACATTGTCTACGAAAGGCGGGCTTAGGACCACATTTCCCAAAGGCGACATCACGGTTTCGAATGTTTTTGAACTGATGCCGTTTGAAAATGAAATGGTTACGCTCAAATTATCCGGTGAAAATGTGCAGCAGGTCATTGATTTTATAGCCAAGAAAGAGGGCGAGCCCATTTCAGGGATGCGCATGAAAATCAAGAATGGCGTTGCTTATGACGTGACCATTGCCGGTCAGCCGTTTGATAAAACCAAGACCTACAACCTGCTCACTTACGATTATCTGGCGGACGGAGGCGATGAACTGGAATGCTTGCGGAAACCCATTGAAAGAAAAGAAATTAACAAAAAGGTGCGTGAAGCGCTTTTGGATAATATAAATGATCTGACCCGTCAGGGAAAAAAAGTAACCGCTCAGCTCGATGGAAGAATTGTCATTGTTAAAGAATAA
- a CDS encoding RagB/SusD family nutrient uptake outer membrane protein, with product MKYHIKFSAMLILALGIASCKDNLEESPYSSLSKEVVFKDEDGLNQATIGVYQAWTAPDFVDISSRFILTESGHRYATAGILGSGADPYYRFGHVSTSGAFEAVWSRFYKIIFRANTVIDNAKLAVPGEEEEADPYIAEARFLRGYAYFNLVRLFGGVPLILKEVTSLSDEDIIFAPKETDVAVYDAIIADLNFAEANLPDSRGGAELGRVSAGTAKAMLGKVYLTMAGKPLNKTENYQKAVDKFAELVGPVNEEKYDFELIPNFAEVFSLDNERNREIVLSFGYFVNSSNPNGNILPFNLFPAGLVNGDEQTNYGLTYDFYKLFEKTDTRRPFTLVDRYVFTGGARAGAQEGDSIIYSPTIGNYIIKRTNASLAHDDFKYGIAYGKLARVPRPAGAAVQGYSADLIEMRFSDVLLSYAEALVETGKTALALPILNRVRARAKATASKATAAAALRTAIRAERRLELTGEMTTVFDIRRWGTLQQEIAAMSEDQIVDNVLIPYSPRLELYPIPQSQIDANPNLRQNDGW from the coding sequence ATGAAATACCATATAAAATTTTCTGCAATGCTCATCCTGGCGTTAGGCATTGCGTCCTGCAAGGACAACCTGGAAGAGTCACCTTATTCTTCGCTTAGCAAAGAAGTTGTGTTCAAAGACGAGGATGGCCTTAATCAGGCCACGATTGGCGTTTACCAAGCCTGGACGGCGCCTGATTTTGTGGACATTTCAAGCCGGTTTATCCTGACAGAATCGGGTCACCGTTATGCAACGGCCGGCATTCTGGGCTCTGGTGCTGATCCCTATTATCGTTTTGGACATGTGTCTACATCCGGTGCTTTTGAAGCGGTTTGGTCGAGGTTTTACAAAATCATTTTCCGTGCCAATACGGTGATTGATAATGCGAAACTGGCTGTTCCGGGTGAGGAAGAGGAAGCAGATCCGTACATTGCCGAAGCGCGTTTTTTAAGAGGTTATGCGTATTTTAATCTCGTTCGGTTATTCGGCGGGGTGCCGTTAATCCTGAAAGAAGTCACTTCGTTATCCGACGAGGATATCATTTTCGCTCCCAAGGAAACGGATGTGGCTGTATATGATGCCATTATTGCTGATCTGAACTTTGCAGAAGCCAACTTACCCGATTCCAGGGGAGGTGCTGAACTGGGCCGTGTTTCTGCGGGTACGGCGAAGGCAATGCTTGGCAAGGTTTATCTGACTATGGCAGGGAAACCATTGAACAAAACAGAGAATTATCAAAAAGCAGTGGACAAGTTTGCCGAGCTAGTTGGACCAGTGAATGAAGAAAAATATGATTTTGAACTGATCCCGAACTTTGCAGAAGTGTTTTCGCTGGATAACGAGCGTAACCGTGAGATTGTCTTATCATTCGGTTATTTTGTCAATTCTTCCAACCCCAATGGAAACATTCTTCCATTCAACCTTTTCCCTGCCGGACTGGTCAATGGTGATGAGCAGACAAACTACGGCTTAACCTACGATTTTTATAAGCTCTTTGAAAAAACAGACACGCGGCGGCCATTTACATTGGTTGACAGATATGTCTTCACAGGAGGCGCGAGGGCAGGGGCACAGGAAGGCGACAGCATTATTTATAGTCCAACCATTGGAAACTACATTATCAAGCGCACCAACGCATCACTGGCCCACGACGATTTCAAATACGGCATAGCATACGGCAAACTGGCGCGGGTGCCGCGTCCTGCGGGCGCTGCGGTGCAGGGTTACAGCGCGGATTTGATCGAAATGCGTTTTTCAGATGTGTTGCTGAGTTATGCAGAAGCGCTGGTAGAAACAGGAAAAACGGCGTTGGCATTGCCCATACTGAACCGCGTACGCGCACGTGCGAAAGCAACGGCTTCGAAGGCAACGGCTGCTGCAGCATTGCGGACTGCCATCCGCGCAGAACGACGACTGGAACTTACCGGTGAAATGACAACGGTTTTTGACATCCGCCGTTGGGGCACGTTGCAGCAGGAAATCGCAGCCATGTCAGAAGATCAGATCGTGGATAATGTGCTGATCCCATATTCGCCGAGGCTGGAACTGTATCCGATCCCGCAATCGCAAATTGATGCGAACCCGAATCTGAGACAAAACGACGGCTGGTAA